The Georgenia faecalis genome includes a window with the following:
- a CDS encoding DUF2277 domain-containing protein produces the protein MCRNIRPLHNFEPAATSEETRAAALQYVRKVSGMSKPSAANAEAFDAAVEAIARETEHLLGHLVTSAPPKDREVEAAKAKERSLRRFATADA, from the coding sequence ATGTGCCGCAACATACGCCCGCTCCACAACTTCGAGCCCGCGGCCACCAGCGAGGAGACTCGCGCGGCCGCCCTGCAGTACGTGCGCAAGGTGAGCGGGATGTCGAAGCCGTCCGCCGCCAACGCGGAGGCGTTCGACGCCGCCGTCGAGGCGATCGCGCGCGAGACCGAGCACCTGCTCGGCCACCTCGTCACGTCCGCGCCGCCGAAGGACCGTGAGGTCGAGGCCGCCAAGGCGAAGGAGCGCAGCCTGCGCCGCTTTGCCACGGCCGACGCCTGA
- a CDS encoding DedA family protein: protein MTAVMDLVTQAEELVLTLGASPWVLLAVLVLAMVDGFFPPVPSESVVIAAAVLATAGDGPPLLLLVPVAALGAFVGDTIAFAVGRRVPLDRVLRGRRGSRARVRAEAGLARRGTALIVGARFVPVGRVAVNLSAGALGFPARRFLATAGVAAVLWAGYSTALGVAASRLFALSPTLAVAAGVAGGILSGLVLDALVSAGQRWRVRRADAAGADAAGAGVPTAGPTAAPGSLARPTPAASWGSYPRGARGPVPPPRPCPAAAPPGPARR from the coding sequence ATGACCGCCGTCATGGACCTCGTGACCCAGGCCGAGGAGCTCGTCCTCACACTCGGGGCGTCGCCCTGGGTGCTCCTCGCGGTGCTCGTCCTCGCCATGGTGGACGGGTTCTTCCCGCCGGTACCGAGCGAGTCCGTCGTCATCGCGGCGGCCGTCCTCGCCACGGCGGGGGACGGGCCGCCGCTGCTCCTGCTCGTCCCGGTCGCCGCGCTCGGCGCGTTCGTCGGTGACACCATCGCGTTCGCCGTCGGCCGCCGGGTGCCGCTGGACCGGGTGCTGCGGGGCCGCCGCGGCAGCCGGGCCCGCGTGCGGGCGGAGGCCGGCCTGGCCCGCCGGGGCACGGCGCTCATCGTCGGCGCCCGGTTCGTCCCCGTGGGGCGGGTGGCGGTCAACCTCAGCGCCGGCGCCCTCGGGTTCCCGGCGCGCCGCTTCCTCGCGACCGCCGGCGTCGCGGCGGTCCTCTGGGCCGGGTACTCCACCGCGCTCGGGGTCGCCGCCTCCAGGCTCTTTGCCCTCTCGCCCACGCTCGCGGTCGCCGCCGGGGTCGCCGGGGGCATCCTGTCCGGCCTGGTCCTCGACGCCCTGGTGAGCGCCGGCCAGCGCTGGCGGGTCCGGCGCGCGGACGCCGCCGGCGCGGACGCCGCCGGCGCGGGCGTCCCGACCGCGGGCCCCACCGCGGCCCCCGGGTCCCTCGCGCGCCCTACTCCGGCAGCGAGCTGGGGATCGTACCCTCGCGGCGCTCGGGGGCCGGTGCCGCCGCCGCGGCCGTGCCCTGCCGCTGCCCCGCCCGGGCCTGCACGGCGCTGA
- a CDS encoding alpha/beta family hydrolase translates to MPSTDPADGTALLVDTPHGPARVHLEVPAEPRALLLLGHGAGGGVSAPDLLATAAVATSLGIAVGLVEQPYRVAGRRAPAPARQLDAAWAAVVAHLRAGDLAGLPLITGGRSSGARVACRTAADVGAAAVLCLAFPLQPPRDRPTRLPELDGVDVPVLVVQGARDPFGLPPAGPQREVVVLPGDHSLRSDVAGLREAVGTWLGRVLPG, encoded by the coding sequence ATGCCGAGCACCGACCCCGCCGACGGGACCGCCCTGCTGGTCGACACCCCGCACGGCCCGGCGCGCGTGCACCTCGAGGTGCCCGCGGAGCCGCGCGCGCTGCTCCTCCTCGGGCACGGCGCCGGCGGCGGCGTGAGCGCGCCCGACCTCCTCGCGACGGCCGCGGTGGCGACCTCGCTGGGGATCGCCGTCGGCCTCGTCGAACAGCCCTACCGCGTGGCCGGCCGCCGCGCCCCCGCCCCGGCCCGCCAGCTCGACGCCGCCTGGGCGGCCGTGGTGGCGCACCTGCGCGCCGGCGACCTCGCCGGCCTCCCGCTCATCACCGGCGGCCGCTCCTCCGGGGCGCGCGTCGCGTGCCGGACGGCGGCCGACGTCGGCGCCGCCGCCGTCCTGTGCCTCGCCTTCCCGCTCCAGCCGCCCCGCGACCGGCCCACGCGCCTCCCTGAGCTCGACGGGGTGGACGTGCCGGTCCTCGTCGTCCAGGGTGCGCGCGACCCGTTCGGCCTCCCGCCGGCGGGCCCGCAGCGGGAGGTCGTCGTCCTGCCCGGCGACCACAGCCTGCGCAGCGACGTCGCCGGGCTGCGCGAGGCCGTCGGGACCTGGCTGGGCAGGGTGCTGCCCGGCTGA
- a CDS encoding S49 family peptidase, whose product MSLLPRKLRLAVGRDTESAAPDWVIVDLHGHYPAYRSSDPLQSLMARGETLEGLTERLDRLAGLDWVSGVLVRIGELKVGLATAHALGLALGRLAERTRVVAYLPQVSMRTLLVTAPLTEVVAPESAEVSVPGFAAEQVFYGAFLRKHGIGFENLRIREYKSALTAYSDDRMDEHEREQLSAYLDSVEGDWLADVAAGSDGAVLDAALVSAAELLDAGLITRIAYDDEIVTPVERHWGRALELLRPSLGRMRGGKTDGVAVVPVAGPIVSGRSRGTPPVPFLPGPVAGADSVVEALRTADRDEHVKAIVLYVDSPGGSALASDLICHAVARCTTPVVAVMGELAASGGYYVLAQADHVVADPYTLTGSIGVVVGKPVLAEFDDRHGLRADTVGRATALFESPHRPFSDAERAWAERMMADVYARFVERVATGRGLSAERVDEIGRGRIWSGRDAERIGLVDELGDLTAGIAAARRLGGLAVDAPVRTVSTGLVLPGVPAFGKDAAGSFAGLWPFGGEKVLTWMDRSVTIR is encoded by the coding sequence ATGAGCCTCCTGCCGCGCAAGCTCCGCCTCGCCGTCGGACGTGACACCGAGAGCGCGGCCCCCGACTGGGTGATCGTCGACCTCCACGGCCACTACCCCGCGTACCGGTCGAGCGACCCGCTCCAGTCCCTCATGGCGCGCGGGGAGACCCTCGAGGGCCTCACCGAGCGGCTCGACCGGCTCGCCGGCCTCGACTGGGTGTCCGGCGTCCTGGTGCGGATCGGTGAGCTCAAGGTCGGCCTCGCCACCGCGCACGCCCTGGGCCTGGCGCTGGGCCGCCTCGCCGAGCGCACGCGCGTCGTCGCCTACCTGCCCCAGGTCTCCATGCGCACCCTGCTGGTGACGGCCCCGCTCACCGAGGTCGTCGCGCCCGAGTCCGCCGAGGTCTCCGTGCCCGGCTTCGCCGCCGAGCAGGTCTTCTACGGCGCGTTCCTGCGCAAGCACGGCATCGGCTTCGAGAACCTGCGCATCCGCGAGTACAAGTCGGCGCTGACCGCCTACTCCGACGACCGCATGGACGAGCACGAGCGGGAGCAGCTCAGCGCCTACCTCGACTCCGTCGAGGGGGACTGGCTCGCCGACGTCGCGGCCGGGTCCGACGGCGCCGTCCTCGACGCCGCCCTGGTGAGCGCCGCGGAGCTGCTCGACGCCGGGCTCATCACCCGGATCGCCTACGACGACGAGATCGTCACGCCCGTCGAGCGGCACTGGGGCCGGGCGCTGGAGCTCCTGCGACCGAGCCTGGGCCGGATGCGCGGCGGCAAGACCGACGGCGTCGCGGTGGTGCCCGTCGCCGGGCCCATCGTCTCCGGCCGCAGCCGCGGCACCCCGCCCGTGCCGTTCCTGCCCGGGCCGGTCGCGGGCGCGGACTCCGTCGTCGAGGCGCTGCGCACCGCGGACCGCGACGAGCACGTCAAGGCGATCGTCCTCTACGTCGACTCCCCGGGCGGGTCGGCGCTCGCCTCGGACCTCATCTGCCACGCGGTCGCCCGCTGCACGACGCCGGTGGTCGCCGTCATGGGGGAGCTCGCCGCGTCCGGGGGCTATTACGTCCTCGCCCAGGCCGACCACGTCGTCGCCGACCCTTACACGCTCACCGGCAGCATCGGCGTCGTCGTCGGCAAGCCGGTCCTCGCCGAGTTCGACGATCGGCACGGGCTGCGGGCGGACACGGTCGGGCGGGCCACCGCTCTCTTCGAGAGCCCGCACCGGCCGTTCTCCGACGCCGAGCGCGCCTGGGCCGAGCGGATGATGGCCGACGTCTACGCCCGGTTCGTCGAACGCGTGGCCACCGGCCGCGGGCTGTCCGCCGAGCGGGTCGACGAGATCGGCCGCGGGCGGATCTGGAGCGGGCGGGACGCCGAGCGGATCGGGCTCGTCGACGAGCTCGGCGACCTCACGGCGGGCATCGCGGCCGCGCGGCGCCTCGGCGGGCTCGCGGTGGACGCCCCGGTCCGCACCGTCTCCACCGGCCTGGTGCTGCCGGGCGTGCCGGCGTTCGGCAAGGACGCGGCCGGCAGCTTCGCGGGTCTGTGGCCGTTCGGCGGCGAGAAGGTCCTCACCTGGATGGACCGCTCCGTCACCATCCGCTGA
- a CDS encoding DoxX family protein → MATATAPRPTRSRARTEHTEHATDSKPMYMEEIVTREGARRTLAVSRIVIGWVFFWAFLDKTFGLGFTTPSERAWIHGGSPAQGFINSIEGPFAGFFKLFANPFGDVLFMAGLLGIGVALLTGCGLKIAAVTGTLLMLFMYMATLPFVGEHGTNPITDSHWLEALLLILPAVTLAGDKWGLGKWWASKVGNSWLR, encoded by the coding sequence ATGGCGACCGCTACCGCACCCCGTCCCACCCGCTCGCGCGCCCGCACCGAGCACACCGAGCACGCCACCGACTCCAAGCCCATGTACATGGAGGAGATCGTCACCCGCGAGGGCGCCCGCCGGACCCTCGCCGTCTCCCGCATCGTCATCGGCTGGGTCTTCTTCTGGGCGTTCCTCGACAAGACGTTCGGCCTGGGCTTCACCACCCCGTCCGAGCGCGCGTGGATCCACGGCGGGTCCCCCGCCCAGGGATTCATCAACAGCATCGAGGGCCCGTTCGCCGGGTTCTTCAAGCTCTTCGCCAACCCGTTCGGCGACGTCCTGTTCATGGCCGGGCTGCTCGGCATCGGCGTCGCCCTCCTCACGGGCTGCGGCCTGAAGATCGCCGCCGTCACCGGCACCCTGCTCATGCTGTTCATGTACATGGCCACGCTGCCGTTCGTCGGCGAGCACGGAACGAACCCCATCACCGACTCGCACTGGCTCGAGGCGCTGCTCCTCATCCTCCCGGCCGTCACCCTCGCCGGTGACAAGTGGGGTCTGGGCAAGTGGTGGGCCTCCAAGGTCGGCAACAGCTGGCTGCGCTGA
- a CDS encoding PhzF family phenazine biosynthesis protein — protein sequence MATRRFSQVDVFSPDALGGNPLAVVHDGEGVPEETMAAFARWTNLSETTFLLPPSSPEADYRVRIFTPGEELPFAGHPTVGSARAWLDAGGRPRTPGEVVQECRIGLVRLRLRDGGLAFAAPELLRSGPVEPDLVAQALASLGLDEAALVDAAWVDNGPGWMGLLLRDAATVLAARPDEVAMGDLRVGIIGPHPAGGPADVEVRAFVPGVGVIEDPVTGSVNAGLARWLIGAGRMPGRYTVAQGTALRRTGRLLIETDGETIWVGGPARTLITGTVEI from the coding sequence ATGGCCACGCGACGCTTCTCCCAGGTCGATGTCTTCTCGCCGGATGCCCTGGGGGGCAACCCCCTCGCCGTCGTCCACGACGGCGAGGGCGTGCCGGAGGAGACCATGGCGGCGTTCGCCCGGTGGACGAACCTGTCGGAGACCACGTTCCTCCTCCCGCCGTCGTCGCCCGAGGCGGACTACCGGGTGCGCATCTTCACCCCGGGCGAGGAGCTGCCCTTCGCCGGCCACCCCACGGTCGGCAGCGCCCGCGCCTGGCTCGACGCCGGCGGGCGACCCCGCACGCCGGGGGAGGTGGTGCAGGAGTGCCGCATCGGTCTCGTGCGCCTGCGGCTGCGGGACGGCGGCCTCGCCTTCGCCGCGCCGGAGCTCCTGCGCTCCGGGCCCGTGGAGCCGGACCTCGTCGCCCAGGCGCTGGCGTCGTTGGGGCTGGACGAGGCCGCGCTCGTCGACGCCGCGTGGGTGGACAACGGCCCGGGCTGGATGGGGCTGCTCCTGCGGGACGCCGCGACCGTCCTCGCCGCGCGTCCCGACGAGGTGGCCATGGGGGACCTGCGGGTGGGGATCATCGGCCCGCACCCGGCGGGCGGACCGGCGGACGTCGAGGTGCGTGCCTTCGTCCCGGGCGTCGGCGTCATCGAGGACCCCGTGACGGGCAGCGTCAACGCCGGCCTGGCCCGCTGGCTCATCGGCGCCGGGCGGATGCCGGGCCGTTACACCGTCGCCCAGGGCACCGCGCTGCGCCGGACCGGCCGGCTGCTCATCGAGACCGACGGGGAGACCATCTGGGTGGGCGGCCCCGCGCGCACGCTCATCACCGGCACGGTCGAGATCTGA